A window from bacterium encodes these proteins:
- a CDS encoding MTH1187 family thiamine-binding protein, whose translation MAIMAISVTPIGTGSPSVGSYVAEAVRVIADSGLRYELRAMHTEVEGDLPALLALVPKIHEACFDQGARRVSTVIKLDDRRDAPSSIAGKVRSVQQRRGRA comes from the coding sequence ATGGCCATTATGGCGATCAGCGTCACACCGATCGGGACCGGGTCTCCGAGCGTCGGCTCGTACGTGGCCGAGGCGGTCCGCGTGATTGCGGACAGCGGCCTGCGCTACGAGCTACGGGCGATGCACACGGAGGTGGAGGGCGATCTCCCCGCGCTCCTCGCCCTCGTGCCCAAGATCCACGAGGCCTGTTTCGACCAGGGCGCGAGGCGCGTCTCCACCGTGATCAAGCTCGACGACCGGCGGGACGCCCCCTCGTCTATCGCGGGCAAGGTCCGGTCTGTGCAGCAGCGCCGGGGACGGGCGTAG